From the Micromonospora echinofusca genome, the window CGGGACAGCCCCAGCGGCGCGAGGCCGGCGGCGATCGCGCCGGAGCTGACCAGCACGACCTCCCGGCCCTCGGCGGCGAGCGCGCCCAGGGTGCCGACGAGCGCGTCGACCCGCCCGTCGTCCAGCCCGCCCTCGGCGGTGGTCAACGAGGAGGATCCGATCTTGACGACGACCCGCCGGGCCGCCGTGACCATGTCGCGCACCCGCCCATTCTGCGTGGTCGGTCCCGGCGGACTCCGGCGCCTTCTCATATCGTGGCCGGTCGTGAGACCTGACGAGTACGTCGAGGCGGTGCTGGAGCTCGTCGAGCGGATCCCGCCCGGCCGGGTGATGTCGTACGGGGCGGTCGCCGACGCGCTGGCGGAACGCTCGGGGCGGGCGTCGGCGCGGCTGGTCGGTTCGATCATGGCCCGGCACGGCGGGGGCGTGCCCTGGTACCGGGTCGTGAACTCGGCCGGCCGCCTGCCGCCCGGGCACGAGCGGGAGGCGCGGGAGCGGCTGCGCGCCGAGGGCACGCCGCTGCGCGGCACCGGGGTGGACATGACGGCGAGCTGGTCCCCCGAGGAGGGGATGTGACCCGTGCCATAACGTGAGTAACATTCGGCGCCATGGACGCGCCGTCGGGTGGAGCAGGTCCGGTCGCTGGCGCGCTGCCGCGCCGGGTGCACGCCGGTTACGCACTCGGATCGCTGGCCACCGGCGCGTTCGGCACCGTGCCCGGCCTGCTCCTGCTGCCGTACCTGACCGACACCCTCGGCGTCGCGGCGGGCGCGGCCGCCCTGCTGGTGCTCCTGCCGAAGGCGTGGGACGTGCTGGTCAACCCGGTCGCCGGCCGGATTTCCGACCGCACCCGCTCGCGCTGGGGCGCCCGCCGGCCGTACCTGCTGGTCGCCGGGCTCGCCCTCGGCGTGCTCTTCGCCGCCATCTTCGCCGCGCCGTTCGGTGCCGGGCCGGCCGCCGGGGCGTACGTGGCGGTCGCCTTCCTCGCCACGGCCACCGCGTTCGCCTTCTTCCAGGTTCCGTACGTGGCGATGCCGGCGGAGCTGACCGACGACTACGCCGAACGTACCCGCCTGATGAGCTGGCGGATCGCGGTGCTGGCGCTGGCCATCCTGGTCTCCGGCGCGGTGGCCCCGCTGGTGCGCGACGCCGGCGGCGGAGGCCTGCCCGGGCACCGCTGGATGGGCCTCTTCGTCGCCGGGCTGATCGTGCTCGGCGCGGTCGGCGCGTTCCTCGGCACCCGGTCCGCCCCCGGTGGCACGGTGGCGGAGAGCGAGCCGACGCTGCGCGCCCAGCTCGCCGTCGTCGCCGGCAACCGGCCGTTCCGGGCGCTGCTGGTCTGCTTCGTGGTGCAGTCCGCCGGGGTCGCCACCGTCCTCGCCGGGGTCAACTACTTCGCCGAGCAGATCCTGCGCGACCCCGGGGGCGGGCCGACCATCCTGTTCGCCTGCTTCGTCGCGCCGGCGCTGCTGGTGATGCCGCTCTGGACCCGGGTCGGCGCGCGGGTCGGCAAGCTCGCCGCCCTGGTCGCGGCGTCGCTGATCTTCGCGGCGGGCGCGCTGGCCCTGGTCGCCGCCCCGGTGCTGCCCGCCCTCGCGGTCTACCCGCTGGTGGCGCTGATCGGCGTCGGCTACGCCGGGCAGCAGGTGTTCGCCCTCGCCATGCTCCCGGACTGCATCGCGTACGACACGGCGCGTACCGGCCGGCGGCAGGCCGGCGTCTTCACGGGGGTCTGGACGGCCGGCGAGACCTTCGGGCTGGCCCTCGGGCCGGGCATCTTCGGCCTGGTGCTCCAGCTCACCGGCTACGTCTCCTCCGACACCGGCACGGCGGCCACCCAGTCCGACACCGCCCGACTGGGCATCCTGATCGGCTTCACGGTCCTCCCCGCCCTCCTGGTGGGCCTGGCGGTCCTCTTCCTCCGCCCCTACGACCTGACCTCGGCCCGCCTGGCCGCCGAGCCCGACCCGACCCCCCACACCCACCCGGCCGATCATGCGGTTGTGGTGGGGGACGAAAGCCGCTGACCCGCATGGAAAGGGCACCGCAACTCCATGATCGACGACGAAGCTGACCGGCGGGCGCTGCCCGGGAACGGCCTGCCCGCCGAGCGCGTGTTGGCGGAGGTACGGGCGCTGCGCGCCGCCGACCGGCCCACGCACGGGGGACGGCTGTTCGCCTACGTCTACGACCCGGCGGTGCCCGGCCTGGACGAGCTGGCCGCCGCCGCGTACGCCGGCAGCGCCCACGTCAACGGGCTCGACCCGACCGCCTTTCCGTCGCTGCTGGCGATGGAGAACGCGCTGGTCGGTGCGGCCGCGCGGCTGCTCGGCGGCGGCCCCGGCAGCGCCGCACCGGACGTCGTCGGCAGCGTCACCAGCGGCGGCACCGAGTCGCTGATCCTGGCCGTGAAGGCCGCCCGCGACGCCCACCCGGAGATCGCCGCGCCCCGGATCGTGGTGCCGGCCAGCGCGCACGCCGCGTTCGCCAAGGCGGCGCACTACCTGCGGGTCGCCGTGGACACGGTGCCCGTGTCGGCGTCGACGCTGCGGCCGGCCGCCGCCGACGTGGCAGCCGCCATCGGCCCCGACACGGTGCTGGTGGCCTGCTCCGCCCCCTCGTACGCGCACGGCGTCGTCGACCCCGTCGCCGAGATCGCCGGGGCCGCCGCCACGGCCGGGGTGCGCTGCCACGTCGACGCCTGCTTCGGCGGCTGGACCCTGCCGTATCTGCGCCGGCTCGGGGTGGACGTACCGCCGTTCGACTTCGCCGTCGCGGGGGTCACCTCGATCTCCGTGGACCTGCACAAGTACGCGTACGCCCCAAAGGGCGTGTCCGTGCTGCTGCACCGCGACGCGGCGCTGCGCGCCCCGCAGTACTTCGCGTACGCGGACTGGCCCGGCTACACGATGGTGAACCCGGTCATCGCCTCCACCCGCTCCGGCGGGCCGATCGCCGCCGCGTACGCCACCCTGCGGCACCTCGGCGACGACGGGTACCTACGGCTCGCGGCGGCCACCCGGGACGCCGTCGCCGGCCTGGCCGACGCCGTGCGCGCGGCCGACGGGCTGCGGCTGATGGCCGAGCCGGAGTCGACCGTGGTCTGCTTCACCGCCACCGACGCGGGTCTCGACCTCTTCGTGCTGGTCGACGAGCTGGCCGCCCGCGGCTGGCACACCCAGCCCCAGCTGTCGTACGCCGATCTGCCGCCGAGCGTGCACCTGACGGTGACGGCCGCGGTGGCGCCGCGGGTGGCCGAGTTCGGCCCGGACCTCGCCGCCGCCGTGGCCGCCACCCGGGCCGCCGGGCCGGTGGCGCTCCCCGCCGAGCTGCTGGCCCTCGCGACCACGCTGACCCCTGACGCGCTCACCCCCGACCTGGTCGCCGGCCTGGCCGCCGGACTGGGCCTGACCGGCCCCGCACCCACCGCCGCCGACTCCGCCGGTGCCGAAGAGGCCGCAGGCCCCGCCGCCCCCGCCGACTTTGCCGGCGACGGCGACGGCGCCAGCGCCAGGACCGCCGCGCCGCCGCCCGGGCGGATGGCGGTGGTGAACACCCTGCTCGACGCCGCGCCGCCGGCGCTACGGGAACGGCTGCTGGTGGAGTTCGTCGGCCTGCTGCAACGCCCCACCTGGTGAGCGGCGGCGGCGTCCACCGCGCCGGGTGGACGCCGCCGCCGGATCATCCGTCCACCCGCAGGTCGATCTGGTTGTCCCCGGGTGCCAGGTCCGGCCAGTAGCGGTGGTCGGCGCTGTGGTGGACCACCCGGGCCGACACGTCCGCCCCCGGACCCTCCGGCTCGACGCGGAAACGGAAGGTCCAGCTCCGGCGCTCCCCGGCCGGCACCCCGTCGGTCAGGCACGGCGGCCAGTCCGACCTTCCCCGGGCCGACTCGCACCGGTCCCAGTCGCCGCCGTCGGGCGTGCCGACGCGCTCCAGCTCGTGGAAGGCGACACGGTCCGCGTCGACGGAACCCCGGTTGGTCACGGTCACCGTCACCGTGCCCCGCCGCCGGCCGAGCTGGTCCGCCGGCTCGAGGACGAGTGGCCCGGCGGAGATCGCCAGGTCGGTGAGGCGGGAGTCCCGGCCCCAGGTGGTCGGCCCGGCGGTCTGGGTGAACCGCTCGCCGTCCCAGCCGTACGTCCGCCACTGCTGTCGCGCCCAGTACGCCGGGATGCTGCAACAGGGCTGGATGTCGGCGACCTGGATGCGGACCTTCCCACCGGCCACGGCGACGGCACGGACGTCCTCGAAGCCGCCGTCGCCCTTCTCGTGCGTCCGGGCCACCCGGCCCAGCGTGACGATCCGCCCGGCGGCGTCCCGGTCGAAGGCGACCACCTGCTTCGCCGACGCCTCGCCGATGCGGCAGCCGAGCAGGGCCAGCGTCTCGGTGGCGCCGTCGGCGTCGACGTCGCCGTGCGTGACGCTGATCAGGTACGGCCGGTCCACCTCCGTCGTGGCGGCGGGAAGCAGGGTGACCCGCGTGGTGTCGGCGCAGCTCCGGCCGGCCCACGCCGGCAGGTCGAGTGCGACGGCGCGTAGCTGCCGTCCGGTGATCCGGCCGTCCGGCGCGGTCGGTGCCGACGGTGACCGCGACGCGTCGGGAGAGGGTTCGGGCGACGGGGACCACGTCGGGCCGGCCGTCGGTGTGGCCGCTGGCGGCCCCGGGGGCGCGGCGTCCCGCAGCGCCGCGACGGCGGCGATCGGGGCCACCACCAGCGTGACGGCGAGGGCCCCGGTCGCGACGGTGGCGCGGCGGCGACGCCGCAGCGTGCGCCGGGCCGCGTCCGGACCCGGACCGTCGATCCGGTCCGTCAGATCTCCGCGGTACGCGGCGAAGCGCGCCCGCAGCGGGTCCTGCTCAGGCATGGCCGACTCCCTCCGGGTTCTCGTCGAGCAGGGTGGCCAGGGCGGCGCGGCCCCGGTGCAGCCACGACTTGACCGTGCCCTCCGCGACCCCCTCCTGCGCCGCGATCTGGGCGACGGACATGTCGGCCAGGTAGTGCAGGACGACGGCCCGCCGGTGGTTCGCCGGCAGCGCCGCGAGTGCCCTCTCGATGTCCACCCGGTCCGGCGTAGGTCCCGCGACCTGCGTCTCCACCCGCCGCTGTCGCAGCAGGTGGCCGCGGGCGGTACGCAGCCGACGCCACCGGCTGCGCGCGAGGTTCCAGGCCACCCGCCGGATCCAGGCCACCGGGTCGTCGTAACGGGCCAGCCGGTCCCACCGGGCGAGCGCCCGGCAGAACGCCTCCTGGGCCAGGTCCTGGGCCTGGCCCAGGTCGCCGGTGTACGCGCAGAGTTGCGCGGTGACACCCCGGAAGTGCGCGTGGTAGAAGTCGTCGAAGGTGATCGGCGTCCCGCCCTCGGCGGCCCGCGCGTCGACCGTCGGGGGTGGTTCGTTGGCGCGGGCTCCCATCGTCACTGTCACTGTCCCTCCCCGTTCGAGCCACCGTGGCTGTCTGGCGGCGGTAACACTCCACCGGGCTCCGGCCGGTTGCGGCCGGCGCGGTCGTGGATCCGACGGCGACCCGCGGCCGCCGACGGGTCGACCGGTGCCGCCGCGGGCTGTGGTTGACTTGGGGCGGTGCTCGGGAAGGGGGCGGTCGTGCAGGTGCCGGGAGTGCTCGGTGAGCCGATCCGGTTCGTGCTGAACTGGGGCCGCCGCTACTCGCTCTGGGTCTTCAACTTCGGCCTGGCCTGCTGCGCGATCGAGTTCATCGCCACCAGCATGGGCCGGCACGACTTCATGCGGCTGGGCGTGATCCCGTTCGCGCACGGGCCCCGGCAGGCCGACCTCATGGTCGTCTCCGGGACGGTCACCGACAAGATGGCCCCCGCGATCAAGCGGCTCTACGACCAGATGCCCGAGCCGAAGTACGTCATCTCGTTCGGTGCGTGCTCCAACTGCGGCGGCCCCTACTGGGACTCGTACTCGGTGACCAAGGGCGTCGACCAGCTCATCCCGGTCGACGTCTACGTGCCCGGCTGCCCGCCCCGGCCCGAGGCGCTGCTGCACGGCATCCTGCGTCTCCAGGAGAAGATCGCCGCCGAGCAGTCCGGCATCGGCGGCGTGCCCCGGCCCGACGCGCTCGCCGCGCCGGTCGACGCCGCGCCCCGCCCGGTGGAGTCCCTCACCGCGCCCCCGGTACGGCCCCCGGCCGACTGAACGACCCACCCACTCCGCGCCAGCCGAGGTGATCAAGAGGTTTGGTCGCGGCGTGGAGATCGAACCGCACCGAAACCTCTTGATCGACGGTACGCACAGTTCGGCGGGCCACCATCGGGTCGAGGCGTCAGGTCCCCGTCGGCAGCCACGACGTGAGCAGGGCGGGGTCGGCGACGGCGGATTCGACCTCACGACGCTCCTGCCCGGTCAGGGCGAGCTGCCGGAGCCGGGCCCCGAACTCCGCCACCCGTTCCGGCTCGTCGAGGGCCGTGCACAGCTCGACGAGCATGGCGAGCGCAGTCGCCTGCTGCACGACCGACGCGCCGTCGCCATGGCGGCGCAGCCCCGAGTTCAGCGCCCGGAACGCGGCGCGGTCATCGGTCTTGAACTCCCGCAGGATCCGCGCGTTGTCCAGGACCCGGGCCAGCCCTTCGAGCCGCTTGGAACCGCCGTACTCCAGCTCCGTCGGCTCGTCCCGCCGAATGAAGACGATCGAGTTTCCGGACGGGTCCAGGACGGTGAACCGGGAGGCGCCCGGCCGGTACCGGGTCATCCGGGGCAGCCCCTTGTCGAGCACCCTGCCGTACGCGCGGCGCATGGCCTCGGTGAACGCGGCGTGGTAGGGCGCGACGTCGTCGACCATCACGAGGCATCCGCCGGTGTCCTCCAGCGCCGCATCCACGTTGCCGGACGCGGCCTTGTATTGCAGCTCGAACCCGCTCCACCGGAACGCCAGGGACAGGTAGGGCTTCTTCTGCTCGTAGGTCACGGCGAAGCCCAACGCACGCCAGAAGGCCAGCGTCGCGTCGGGATCGACGCAGGGCAGCAACGGCACGACGGTCTCGGTCGGCGGGACGGGGTTTTCCAGCATCGTCATCGCATCCTCCTGAGCTGGGACGCGACGACTGTGCCAAACGATCGACGAATGCGCACATGCAAACGTTTGCAACGAGACCGCGCCGGGGCGGCGAGGGTCCGGCCGGTCGAGCGGAAGAGTGGCGACCGGGGGTTAGCCTGCGCACCATGAACCACTCCGCCGACCAGCGTTCCGCCCACATCGTCGACGTACTCACCGAGGAGTTCGGCGCGTCGATGGCTCTCGACCCGGCCGCCTTCCGGCGCAAGTTCCGCAAGATGGCCGCGTCGCCGTTCGCCTTCTACCGGGGCAGCGCCTCGCTCTTCTACGCCGACCAGGTCGGCGACTTCGCCGACGACCGGTTCCTCGACGACCGCACCAGCCGGGTGTGGATCCACGGCGACCTGCACGCGGAGAACTTCGGCACGTACATGAACGCCTCCGGGCAGCTCGTGTTCAACGTCAACGACTTCGACGAGGCGTACGTGGGGCCGTTCAGCTGGGACCTGAAGCGGCTCGCGGCCAGCGTGGCGCTGCTCGGCTACGCCAAGGCGCTCTCCGACCGGGCGATCAGCGACCTGGTCACCGGCTTCGCGCAGTCGTACCTGACCGAGCTGCGGGCCATCGCCGCCGGTGGCGACGACGCGATCGGCTCGATCACCCTGGACAACGCCGACGGCGTGCTGCGCCGGGTGCTCCAGCAGGCGCGGCTCAGCACCCGGGTCGACCTGCTCGCCACGCAGACCACCATCGACAACTACGAGCGCCGGTTCTCGCTGGGCGACGGCGTCTTCGAGATCGACGCCGAGACCCGGGAGCGGGTCTGCGCCGCGTTCGAGGACTACCTCGGCACGCTGCCCACCTCCTCCGCCCAGTCCCGTCCGGTGGCCACGCACATCAAGGACGTGGTGCTGCGCAAGGGCGTGGGCATCGGCTCGGCCGGGCTGCCGTCGTACAACCTGCTGCTGGAGGGGCACACCCAGGCGCTGGAGAACGACGTCGTCATCTACATGAAGCAGGCCCAGGTGCCGGCGGTGGCCCGACACATCGCCGACGAGTCGGTCGCGGGCTACTTCCAGCACCAGGGGCACCGCACCGCCGAGTCGCAGCGCGCACTCCAGGCGCACGCCGACCCGTGGCTGGGCTTCACCGAGCTGGACGGGGCCGGCCAGCTCGTCGCCGAGGTCTCCCCGTACGCGGCCGACCTCGACTGGTCCGACGTGAACGAGCCGGAGGAGCTGGCCGGGGTGCTGGCCGACCTGGGCCGGGCGGTCGCCCGGATGCACTCGGTGGCCGACGACGAGTCCAGCCACGACCTGGTCGACTACTCCACCGAGGAGGCGATCGTGGCGGCCGTGGACGCCGACGAGGCGGGCTTCGTGGCCCACCTGGTCGACTTCGCCCACGCGTACGGCGTCCGCGCCCGACAGGACCACCAGCTCTTCGTCGACCTGTTCCGCAACGGCCGGCTGCCCGGCCTCTGAACGGGGGTCAGGAGCCGAACTCCAGCACCACCTTGATGTCGTCCGGCTCGGGGGTGTACGCCTCGGCGTACCCCTCCACGGGCACCCGGCGGGTGATCAGCGCGTCGAGCCAGGACGGGTCGGCACGGGCCAGCGCGGCGGCGGCGAGGTCCCAGTGCCGGCGGTTGGCGTTCACCGAGCCGAAGACCACGTTGTTCTCCAGCACCAGGGAGCGGTTGAGCGCCCCGGCGTCGAGGTCGATGGTCCGCCCGCCGCTGGAGACGCCGGTCAGGCAGACGATGCCGGTCGGCGCGATCTTGTACATCACGTCGAGGACGACGACCGGCGCCCCGGTGCACTCCAGCACCACGTCCGGCTCGAAGTCCAGCTCGCAGACGGACTCGGTGTGGTAGCTCGCCCCGAGCGCGCGTACCAGACCCGGCTTCGGCCCGGTGGTGTTGCGGTCCAGCACGTGCACGGCGAGCCCGCGCTGCGTGGCCAGCAGCGCGGCCAGGAGGCCGATCGGCCCGGCCCCGGTGACCAGTACGCTGCGCGGCTGCCACTCGGCGCGGGCACCGATGCGCTCGATGTGCTCCCACGCCTTCGCCACCACGCTGGTCGGTTCCAGCAGCATGCCGACCGGGGCGAGGGACGGGTCCAGCCCCACGGCGAAGCGGGGTTGCAGCCGCCAGCGGTCCCGGGCGAAGCCGGGCAGGGCCTTGATGCCGTGCTCGGTGAACTGGCCGTTGCGGCACATGTCCCACTCGTCGACCGCGCAGTTCGGGCAGGGCACCGGGTCGGGGTGCCGGACGACGCCCGCCACCAGGTCGCCGGGTTGCAGGGTGCCCGACGGGTCCTCCAGCACCCGGCCCAGCGACTCGTGCCCCAGCACCAGCCGGTCCGCGCCGGGCGGCGCCTCGCCGTACTGGCCGGCGATGATCTCGTGGTCGGTGCCGCAGATCCCCACCGCCAGCGCCTCGACCAGGATCGCGCCCTCCTCGGGCAGCGGTTCCGGATGGTCCTCGACCAGCCGCAGTGAGTCGGCGACCCCCGGGTTGACAGTCACAGCGCGCACGCCCCCATCCTTCCTCGTCGCCCGTCCCCCCGCCGCCAAAGCCTCACATCCCCACCCCGGGTTCGCCCCGTGCCCCGCGCCTCCCCGCCCCGCCCGGGGCGCGGGGGAAGGGAGGTGGGTGGGGCGTTCGGTTGGGTGGGGGGTGCGGGGGAGGACCTAGGATCAGCGGCATGACTCCGGAAGAGGTCGGCCAGCGGATGGTCGCGCTGCTCGCGCCCGTCGAGGTGACCCCCTCGGTCTCCGGTGGCCAGGCGCACGCCCGCGCCACCGTCGACGTACCGCCGGTGAACTGGCCGGACGCGCTCCGCGCCGCCCGCGACGACGCCGAGTTGGCCTGCGACTACTTCGACTGGCTCTCCGCGGTCGACGAGCTCGCCGAAGGCTTCGACGTGGTGGCGCACCTCTGGTCCACCACCCGCCGGCACGGCCTCCTGCTGCGTACCCGGGTGCCCCGGGAGTCCCCGGCCGTCGCCTCGGTGGTCGACGTCTACCCGGGTGCCGCGTGGCACGAGCGGGAGACGCACGAGATGTTCGGCATCGACTTTCCCGGCCACGGCGGGCTGGCGCCGCTGCTGCTGCCGCCCGAGTTCGAGGGGCACCCGCTGCGCAAGGAGTTCGTGCTCGCCTCCCGGGTGGCGAAGCCGTGGCCGGGCGCCAAGGAACCGGGCGAGTCCGAGGCCGGCGGCGGGCGCCGGCCGATCCGCCCGCCGGGCGTGCCCGCGCCGGGGGAGTGGGGTACGACGCCGACGCCGGCCGGCGCGGGCGGGGTCGGGGAGGGGCCGCGCGGCGGCACCCCGGCCCGGCCGGCCCGGGAGCGGCCCGCCCGGCCGGCCCCGGGGGCCCGTCCACCCCGTACCGCCCGGCCCGCCCCCACCACCGACGGCCCGGCCGCGTCGGAGCGGTCCGGCGACGACGGAGGTACGCCCTGATGCCACTGTGGCTGGAGCTGGTCATCCGCGTGGGGGGCGTGCTCGTCGCCTTCCTCACCCTGCCGCTGCTGGTTGGGCAGGCCGAGCACAAGGTGATGGCGCACATGCAGGGCCGGCTCGGCCCGATGTACGCGGGCGGCTTCCACGGCTGGGCCCAGCTGGTCGCCGACGGCGTGAAGTTCGTGCAGAAGGAGGACGTCACGCCCCGCGAGGCGGACCGGGCGGTGTTCCGGCTCGCCCCGGCGGTCGCGCTCGTGCCCTACCTGCTGGTCCTGCTGGTGATCCCGCTCGGCCCGGACGACCTGGTCGGGCAGCCGCTGGACATCGGCCTGTTCTTCGTGCTGGCCGTCGTGGGCGTGGGCGTCGTGGCGGTGCTGATGTCGGCCTGGGCGTCGGCCAACAAGTACAGCCTCCTCGGCGGCCTGCGCGGGGCGGCGCAGCTGCTCGGCTACGAGCTGCCGCTGGTGCTGGCCGCCGCCTCGGTGGCGATGGCGGCCGGCACGCTCAGCCTCTCCGGCATCGTCGAGGCATGGCAGCCGTGGTGGCTGCTCTGGCAGGCCCCCGCCATGGTCGTCTTCTTCCTCGCCGGGCTCGCGGAGATCCGCCGCCCGCCGTTCGACATGCCGGTCGCCGACTCGGAGCTGGTCTTCGGCTACATGACGGAGTACACGGGCCTGCGGTTCGCGTTCTTCCTGCTCGCCGAGTACGTCGGCATCGTGGTGATCGCCGCCCTCACCACCGTGCTCTTCCTCGGCGGCTGGCAGGGCCCGTTCGCCGACGCGCAGCTCGGCTGGCTGTGGACCCTGCTGAAGGTCTTCGCCGTCTCGTTCCTGATCATCTGGATCCGGGTCTCCTACCCCCGGCTGCGCGAGGACCAGCTCCAGCGCCTCTGCTGGCTCGTCCTGGTCCCCGTCTCCCTGGGGCAGCTCGTCCTCACGGCCGCCGTCCGCGTCGCGCTCTAGGACGCGCCGTCAGGGCAGCGGCGTGTGGGCGGGGTCGACGCGCTCGGCGGGCGGGGGCGGCGGGGGCGGGGTGCCGTCGCCGAAGGGGCGGCCACCGAGGGCCTCCCGGCCGTGCGGAGTGAGCCAGTTCGCCAGGTCGGGGCCGAGCGGCACCACCCCGGTCGGATTGATGTCGCGGTGCACCTCGTAGTAGTGCCGCTTGATGTGGTCGAAGTCGATCGTGTCGCCGAAGCCCGGCGTCTGGAACAGGTCCCGGGCGTACGCCCAGAGCACCGGCATCTCGGCCAGCTTGCTCCGGTTGCACTTGAAGTGGCCGTGGTAGACCGGGTCGAAGCGGACCAGGGTGGTGAACAGCCGGATGTCCGCCTCGGTGATGGTGTCCCCAACCAGGTAGCGCTGCCCGGCCAGCCGCTCGCCCAGCCAGTCGAGCCGGTCGAAGAGCCGGTGGTACGCCTTCTCGTACGCCGCCTGGTCGCCGGCGAAGCCGCACCGGTAGACGCCGTTGTTGACGTCCCGGAACAGCGCCGCGCTCACCTCGTCGATCTCGTCGCGCAGCCGCTCCGGGTAGAGGTCGGGCGCTCCCTCCCGGTGGTACGCCGTCCACTGGGTGGAGAGGTCGAGGCTCATCGGCCCGAAGTCGTTGGTGACCACCTGCCCGGTCGGCACGTCCACGATCGCCGGCACGGTGATGCCCCGCTCGTAGCCGGGAAAGCGGGCGAAGTACGCCTCGGCCAACCGCTCGACGCCGAGCACCGGGTCGCGCCCGCCCGGGTCGAGGTCGAACGTCCAGCTCCGCTTGTCGTGGGTGGGGCCGGCCACCGCCATCGAGATCGCGTCCTCCAGCCCGAGCAGCCGCCGTACGATGATCAGCCGGTTCGCCCAGGGGCAGGCGCGGCTGACCGCCAGCCGGTACCGGCCGGGCTCCACCGGCCAGCCGTCGCGGGCGTCGGCCGTGATCCGGGTGGCGATGTAGCGCTGGTCGCGGGTGAACTCGCCGCCCGGCTCGACGTACCTGCCGCCGGTGCGCATCAGCACCTCGTCGCCGCTGGTGGCGGTGCCTCCCGCGTCAGCCGTCGTGCCGCCCTCGGTCGTGCCGCCCATGCCCCACCCCTCCGCCGTCGCCCGTCGCTCGTCCCATCATGGCGGCTGCGCCGCCCTCAGGCGCGCCGAGTGCCGACCTGGGCCGTCGCGCCGTCCGACGGTGGCGGGCCGCGGCCGGCGGGGGCCGGGCCGGCTGGCGGTTAGGCTGCCGCGATGATCGATGTGGAGACGGCGGCCCGGCGCTTCATCGCCGACGTGTGGAACGGCGCGCGGGAGGAGTCCGCGTACGAGCTGGTGTCGCCGGAGTGCCCGGGGCTGGGCGGGGCCGGCCCGGAGGCGACGCTGGCGTGGCACCGGGAACGCCGCGCCGCCTTCCCGGACCTGCGCTACAAGCTCGTGGACGTGGTGGCCGCCGGGGACCGGGTGGCGGTGCACTGGCGGGCGGCGGGCACCCAGGCCGGGCCGTTCGGGCCGGTGCCGCCGACCGGGCAGGTGGTCAGCTATTCGGGGGCGAGCTTCCTGCGCTTCGACGACGCGGGCCGGATCGTCGACGTGTGGAGCTGCAACGAGCTGTTCCAGCTCCTCCAGCAGTTGGGTGTGGAGATGCTCCCGCCCGCGCCCGGCGGGATCAGCGGGACCGGGGCGTGATCCTGCTCAGCGGGATGTCGATCTCCCACGGCTCCGGGACGAGGATGCCGTCGGTCATCCGGGCCTGCTCGACGTAGACGCGCTTGGCCGGGTCGAGCTTGTGGGCGTGCACGACGCTCCCGGACTCGGTCTCGATCCGCCAGAAGTAGGGGATGTCGGCCTCGGCGTAGAGCGCGGGCTTGAGCACCCGGTCGATGCTCCGCGACCCCTCGGAGACGATCTCGACCACCAGCATCACCTCGTGGGGCCGGTAGTGCGACGGGTTGCGCGAGGCCGCGTCCAGCTCCGTGACCAGCACGTCGGGGATGAACGCCCGGGTGCGGGAGAGCCGCACCTCGACGCCCTGCGTGACGT encodes:
- a CDS encoding glutathione S-transferase family protein encodes the protein MGGTTEGGTTADAGGTATSGDEVLMRTGGRYVEPGGEFTRDQRYIATRITADARDGWPVEPGRYRLAVSRACPWANRLIIVRRLLGLEDAISMAVAGPTHDKRSWTFDLDPGGRDPVLGVERLAEAYFARFPGYERGITVPAIVDVPTGQVVTNDFGPMSLDLSTQWTAYHREGAPDLYPERLRDEIDEVSAALFRDVNNGVYRCGFAGDQAAYEKAYHRLFDRLDWLGERLAGQRYLVGDTITEADIRLFTTLVRFDPVYHGHFKCNRSKLAEMPVLWAYARDLFQTPGFGDTIDFDHIKRHYYEVHRDINPTGVVPLGPDLANWLTPHGREALGGRPFGDGTPPPPPPPAERVDPAHTPLP
- a CDS encoding Uma2 family endonuclease, whose product is MTAALHDDYPPPGKWTADDLDRLPDDGRRHELLDGNLIMSPSPTRLHQSIALMLGAALQESCPADLDVTQGVEVRLSRTRAFIPDVLVTELDAASRNPSHYRPHEVMLVVEIVSEGSRSIDRVLKPALYAEADIPYFWRIETESGSVVHAHKLDPAKRVYVEQARMTDGILVPEPWEIDIPLSRITPRSR
- a CDS encoding complex I subunit 1/NuoH family protein translates to MPLWLELVIRVGGVLVAFLTLPLLVGQAEHKVMAHMQGRLGPMYAGGFHGWAQLVADGVKFVQKEDVTPREADRAVFRLAPAVALVPYLLVLLVIPLGPDDLVGQPLDIGLFFVLAVVGVGVVAVLMSAWASANKYSLLGGLRGAAQLLGYELPLVLAAASVAMAAGTLSLSGIVEAWQPWWLLWQAPAMVVFFLAGLAEIRRPPFDMPVADSELVFGYMTEYTGLRFAFFLLAEYVGIVVIAALTTVLFLGGWQGPFADAQLGWLWTLLKVFAVSFLIIWIRVSYPRLREDQLQRLCWLVLVPVSLGQLVLTAAVRVAL
- a CDS encoding glucose 1-dehydrogenase, giving the protein MRAVTVNPGVADSLRLVEDHPEPLPEEGAILVEALAVGICGTDHEIIAGQYGEAPPGADRLVLGHESLGRVLEDPSGTLQPGDLVAGVVRHPDPVPCPNCAVDEWDMCRNGQFTEHGIKALPGFARDRWRLQPRFAVGLDPSLAPVGMLLEPTSVVAKAWEHIERIGARAEWQPRSVLVTGAGPIGLLAALLATQRGLAVHVLDRNTTGPKPGLVRALGASYHTESVCELDFEPDVVLECTGAPVVVLDVMYKIAPTGIVCLTGVSSGGRTIDLDAGALNRSLVLENNVVFGSVNANRRHWDLAAAALARADPSWLDALITRRVPVEGYAEAYTPEPDDIKVVLEFGS
- a CDS encoding NADH-quinone oxidoreductase subunit C encodes the protein MTPEEVGQRMVALLAPVEVTPSVSGGQAHARATVDVPPVNWPDALRAARDDAELACDYFDWLSAVDELAEGFDVVAHLWSTTRRHGLLLRTRVPRESPAVASVVDVYPGAAWHERETHEMFGIDFPGHGGLAPLLLPPEFEGHPLRKEFVLASRVAKPWPGAKEPGESEAGGGRRPIRPPGVPAPGEWGTTPTPAGAGGVGEGPRGGTPARPARERPARPAPGARPPRTARPAPTTDGPAASERSGDDGGTP
- a CDS encoding ester cyclase; its protein translation is MIDVETAARRFIADVWNGAREESAYELVSPECPGLGGAGPEATLAWHRERRAAFPDLRYKLVDVVAAGDRVAVHWRAAGTQAGPFGPVPPTGQVVSYSGASFLRFDDAGRIVDVWSCNELFQLLQQLGVEMLPPAPGGISGTGA